The following are encoded together in the Zonotrichia albicollis isolate bZonAlb1 chromosome 10, bZonAlb1.hap1, whole genome shotgun sequence genome:
- the COL6A1 gene encoding collagen alpha-1(VI) chain, with protein sequence MRLRDFLLTLLLPAGLLWGGSCAQRPEIITQVSSTEDCPVDLFFVLDTSESVALRVKPFGDLVTQVKDFTNRFIDKLTQRYYRCDRNLVWNAGALHYSDEVVLIKSLTPMPSGQSELKNRVSSVNYIGKGTYTDCAIKRGIEELLIGGSHHKENKYLIVVTDGHPLEGYKEPCGGLDDAANEAKLLGIKVFSVAISPNHLDQRLNIIATDHAYRRNFTATSLKPTREIDVEETINTIIDMIKLNTEQSCCSFECQPPRGPPGPPGDPGHEGERGKPGLPGQKGEAGDPGRPGDMGPVGYQGMKGDKGSRGEKGSRGAKGAKGEKGRRGIDGIDGKKGEVGYPGLPGCKGSPGFDGAQGPPGPKGDAGAFGPKGAKGEPGNDGKSGRQGIPGNPGEKGAPGNPGEPGPAGETGDEGALGEDGPPGERGSNGERGPPGSPGDRGPRGQPGEPGPPGDQGREGPLGPPGDQGEPGPSGPKGYRGDDGPPGSEGPKGLPGAPGLPGDPGLMGERGEDGPPGNGTIGFTGAPGQPGDRGNPGTNGTKGYVGPKGDEGEAGDPGNDNLTPGPSGIKGAKGHRGREGPPGPPGPVGPPGPDECEILDIIMKMCSCCECTCGPVDLLFVLDSSESIGLQNFQIAKDFIIKVIDRLSKDERVKFEAGESRVGVVQYSHDNTQELVAMGDANIDNIGALKQAVKNLQWIAGGTYTGEALQFTKDNLLRRFTSDKRVAIVITDGRSDTLRDPTPLNSLCDVTPVVSLGIGDIFRNPPNPDHLNDIACLSRPTRPGLSIQRDNYAELLDDTFLQNITSYICQEKKCPDYTCPITFTGPADITLLVDSSTSVGSKNFETTKKFVKRLAGRFLEASKPTDDSVRISVVQYSGRNQQKVETQFQYNYTVIAKAIDNMEFMNDATDVNSALQFITEMYRRSARAAAKKRVLVFSDGHSQGITARAIERAVQDAQKADIEIYVLAVGSQANEPNIRVLVTGKSADYDVVYGERHLFRVPDYTSLLRGVFYQTVSRKIAVD encoded by the exons ATGAGGCTGCGAGACTTTCTGCTCACTCTGCTGCTCCCGGCCGGCCTCCTGTGGGGGGGCTCATGTGCTCAGCGCCCAGAAATCATCACCCaggtctccagcacagaag ACTGCCCTGTCGACCTGTTCTTCGTCCTGGACACCTCAGAAAGTGTTGCCCTGAGGGTGAAGCCCTTTGGGGACCTGGTTACCCAAGTGAAAGATTTCACCAACCGGTTCATTGATAAACTCACCCAGAG GTACTACCGCTGCGACCGCAACCTGGTGTGGAACGCGGGAGCGCTGCACTACAGCGATGAGGTGGTGCTCATCAAGAGCCTCACGCCGATGCCCAGCGGGCAGAGCGAGCTGAAGAACCGTGTGTCGTCTGTCAACTACATCGGGAAGGGCACCTACACTGACTGCGCCATCAAGCGCGGCATCGAGGAGCTGCTCATCGG TGGTTCCCATCACAAGGAGAATAAATACCTGATAGTGGTGACTGATGGACATCCCTTGGAAGGCTACAAGGAGCCCTGTGGAGGCCTGGATGACGCTGCCAATGAAGCAAAACTCCTGGGGATCAAAGTTTTCTCTGTTGCCATCTCCCCCAACCACTTG GACCAGCGGCTGAACATCATTGCCACGGACCATGCCTACCGCCGCAATTTCACTGCCACCAGCCTGAAGCCCACCCGGGAGATCGATGTGGAGGAGACCATCAACACCATCATTGACATGATT AAACTTAACACAGAGCAATCG TGCTGCTCGTTCGAGTGCCAG cctccccgAGGGCCCCCTGGACCTCCTGGTGACCCTGGCCATGAG GGAGAACGAGGCAAGCCAGGTCTTCCCGGCCAGAAAGGAGAGGCTGGAGACCCA GGCAGACCAGGAGACATGGGACCTGTTGGCTACCAAGGAATGAAG GGTGACAAAGGAAGCCGAGGAGAAAAG ggctCAAGAGGAGCCAAAGGAGCCAAG GGTGAGAAAGGCAGGCGTGGAATCGATGGCATTGATGGCAAGAAG GGTGAAGTGGGATACCCTGGATTACCTGGCTGCAAAGGCTCTCCTGGATTTGAC GGAGCTCAAGGCCCGCCTGGACCGAAGGGAGATGCTGGTGCTTTTGGACCCAAGGGAGCAAAA GGAGAGCCTGGGAATGATGGAAAGTCTGGCCGACAGGGCATTCCTGGCAACCCTGGAGAGAAG GGAGCTCCTGGGAACCCAGGTGAGCCTGGACCAGCTGGAGAGACTGGTGATGAG GGCGCTCTTGGTGAGGATGGTCCTCCTGGAGAGCGG GGCAGCAATGGGGAGAGAGGACCCCCAGGCTCGCCGGGTGACCGTGGGCCGAGAGGACAGCCG GGAGAGCCAGGACCACCTGGTGACCAAGGGCGGGAAGGACCCCTCGGTCCACCTGGCGACCAG GGTGAGCCTGGACCTTCAGGACCCAAAGGCTACCGGGGAGATGATGGCCCCCCCGGCAGTGAG GGTCCAAAGGGATtgcctggagcacctgggcTGCCTGGGGACCCTGGGCTGATGGGAGAAAGG GGGGAGGATGGTCCTCCTGGGAATGGCACAATTGGATTCACAGGTGCCCCA GGGCAGCCAGGAGACAGAGGCAACCCTGGCACTAAC GGAACAAAAGGCTACGTCGGACCTAAAGGTGACGAAGGGGAAGCTGGTGACCCTGGAAATGAT AACCTGACCCCTGGGCCCAGTGGCATCAAAGGAGCAAAGGGCCACAGGGGACGTGAAGGTCCCCCG GGACCACCAGGACCCGTGGGGCCTCCAGGACCAGAT GAATGTGAAATCTTGGACATCATCATGAAGATGTGCT CTTGCTGTG AGTGCACCTGTGGTCCCGTCGACCTCCTGTTTGTGTTGGACAGCTCAGAGAGCATTGGCCTGCAGAACTTCCAGATTGCCAAGGACTTTATCATCAAAGTCATCGACCGCCTGAGCAAGGATGAGCGGGTCAAG TTTGAAGCTGGGGAGTCCCGTGTGGGCGTTGTGCAGTACAGCCATGACAACACGCAGGAGCTGGTGGCCATGGGGGATGCCAACATCGACAACATCGGAGCACTCAAGCA GGCAGTCAAGAACCTGCAGTGGATTGCTGGGGGCACCTACACTGGGGAGGCCCTGCAGTTCACCAAGGACAACCTGCTGCGGAGGTTCACGTCTGACAAGCGCGTGGCCATCGTCATCACAGACGGGCGCTCTGACACGCTGCGGGACCCCACCCCGCTCAACTCCCTGTGTGACGTCACCCCG GTGGTTTCCCTTGGGATTGGTGACATTTTCCGGAACCCTCCAAATCCAGATCACCTGAATGACATTGCTTGTTTAAGCAGACCAACCAGGCCAGGACTGTCCATTCAAAGGGACAACTATGCTGAGCTCCTGGATGACACCTTCTTGCAGAACATCACCTCGTACATCTGCCAAG agaaaaaatgtcCTGACTACACCTGCCCAA TCACCTTCACTGGGCCAGCCGACATCACGCTGCTGGTGGACAGCTCCACCAGCGTGGGGAGCAAGAACTTCGAGACCACCAAGAAGTTTGTGAAGCGGCTGGCAGGGCGGTTTCTGGAGGCCAGCAAGCCCACCGATGACTCCGTGCGCATCTCGGTGGTGCAGTACAGCGGCCGGAACCAGCAGAAAGTGGAAACTCAGTTCCAGTACAACTACACAGTTATTGCCAAGGCCATTGACAACATGGAGTTCATGAATGATGCCACAGATGTGAATTCTGCTCTGCAGTTCATCACAGAGATGTACCGGCGCTCTGCCCGCGCTGCGGCCAAGAAGAGGGTGCTGGTGTTTTCTGACGGACACTCCCAAGGGATCACCGCCAGGGCCATTGAGAGGGCTGTGCAGGATGCACAGAAGGCTGACATTGAGATCTATgtgctggcagtgggaagccaagCCAATGAGCCCAACATTCGTGTCCTGGTCACAGGGAAGAGCGCAGATTACGATGTGGTTTATGGTGAGAGGCACCTTTTCCGTGTGCCTGATTACACCTCTCTGCTGCGTGGTGTCTTCTACCAAACTGTGTCCAGGAAGATAGCTGTTGACTGA